The Pseudomonas fluorescens nucleotide sequence GTGCCTGCAGGTAGATACGGTCGGTTTCCCCGGCAAAACCAAGGTTGCCTTGCTGCTGGCGCTGCTCCCAGTTAGCCAGGGTTTCGATGTAGTTCAGGCCATCGACCCCTTCGACTTGCACCTGGCGCACATCGCTGACGGCGAAATAGCTGTGCAGCGCCTGGCTGAGAGTGACCGGGACGTTGTCGAGGTTGTAGCTGGAGAGGGTGATGCTCAGCTGTTCGCCCATGACGATAGTCAGCTTGAGCTCGACAAGGTGCGGCCAGCCGGGAAGGTCGCCCTGGGTGTCGGGAAGGGAGAATTCAATGCAGATGCCGTCGCCACTGCTGTCGATGCCCAGCAATTGCCAGTCACGGCCGCGCACCAGGCCATGGGCCGGGCCGTCGTCAGCGTGATACATGGCCTGCACGGCCTCGGGGTTGCGCTTGAAAATGCCAAACCAGGGCCAGCACACCGGAATCCCGGCGCGCACGGATTTGCCCTGCTTGAAAATG carries:
- a CDS encoding D-hexose-6-phosphate mutarotase, whose translation is MSTPKVESEKHGELNCWRITSDTAELLVAQQGAQVLSYQRLGEPPLLWLSEQAIFKQGKSVRAGIPVCWPWFGIFKRNPEAVQAMYHADDGPAHGLVRGRDWQLLGIDSSGDGICIEFSLPDTQGDLPGWPHLVELKLTIVMGEQLSITLSSYNLDNVPVTLSQALHSYFAVSDVRQVQVEGVDGLNYIETLANWEQRQQQGNLGFAGETDRIYLQAPEQLSIVDPAWNRRVVITAKGSRTAVIWNPWTERALELPDMADDGWQRMLCIETANVVDDLVTLAPGATHSLSLTIASKAL